The nucleotide sequence TTTTTCCAGATTCAGCCAGAAAACTTATTACAGGCAGTGCTGATGATGGAGATGAGAAAACAGGGGGGCATGGCACAGGTGTATCAGGAATTGCTATTTATGGAGATATAAAACAAAGCATCAAGAACCGGCTCTTTCAGCCAACAACTTGGCTTTTCTCGGCGCGTGTTACTGACAGCAATAACGAGTACGATCCAGACTCTCTATTAGAGAACCAGTTGAATGATGCTATTCAACACTTCACACAAAGTTATAGAAACTGCAAAGTTATCAATATATCTCTTGGAGACTCTCGATTAACCTTTAGAGATGGGCAGAAGCAATTTCGTCTTGCCGCGAAGATTGATGAAATTGCCTATGAGCTCCAGCATAGAAACTTGGTGTTTGTTATTTCCGCCGGAAACCTACCTTACAAAGCAGGTTCAGGGGAACAGGTACGAACCGGCTATCCAAACTATTTGCTCAGTAAAGAAGCTCGAATTATTGAACCGGCCACTTCTGCGATTGCCCTCACAGTTGGTTCACTTTCACTTGGCTCTGGCAGTCTTCAATATCCTGAAGATGCCAAACGAAATATAGTTGCACGGGTTCAAGGATATCCTTCCCCATTTACAAGAAGTGGCTTTGGTGTCGATGGTATGATCAAGCCCGACCTAGTAGATTTTGGTGGTGATTTAGTTGTTGACGGAAGCCGCGTAATCATCAATGAACCAGGCACTTCGATTTTGACACTTGCCAAAGACTATGCTGGTTCAATGTTTCGTGCCTATTGTGGGACTAGCTTTGCAGCTTCCCGTGTAGCTAACATAGCAGCCCAGCTCTTCACTCAATTCCCTAATGCAACTTCAAATTTGATTAGGGCATTGATTGTAAACTCAGCTACTTTACCTATTGAAATTCCAAATGTTTTTCAAGCAAAAAGAAAAGATAAAAAGCAATTGCTGAAACAATTGAAAATTTATGGATACGGCCAAGCTGACTTATATCGAGCAAAGTACTCTGCCGAGAACTATGTAGTACTTTTAGAAGACAATGTACAGATTCCTGTTGGAAGTTTTCAGATATATGAGATTCCATCTCTTCCAGATGAATATCTAGAGACTAAAGGAGATCGAACATTATCTATAGCACTTGCTTTCGACCCACCCACTCGACCAACACGAGGAGACTCTTACCTCGGAGTTACGATGGAATTCAACCTTTTCAAAAATCTCGACAAAGATAATATTGTTAATGCATTCGTCAAGGCTAACAAGGAAAATTCGACGGAATCGTTTACAGAAATTTCTCTGACCGAGTTAAAGAAAAGGTACGGATCAGGGATTTCTATAGATCTTTTTCCTGGAAGTAACTTAAGAAAGAAGGCTTCTCTTCAGAGAGGCCAGGTTACAATTACCTCTAGAGCAAGAGGATATAATCATCAATCTTTATATCTTGTTGTTAGCTGTGGTCGAAAATGGGCGAAGAAGGGAGAAAAAGATGTACAAAGATATGCATTGGTTGTATCTATTAGTCACTCGTCTCCTGAAATTAATTTATACAATCAGATCAGGTTAAGGACCCAAGTTGCCCAAAGAATTCGCGTCTGATGGAATCTATAAAAATAATGTTTTTACGTGTTAACTCTATGCTTGATTGGAGTAATTATGCAAAAGCATCAAGATATAATAGAACTAATTTCTTCTTGGTTCTGACTTCAACAAATAGGCATCTCGATTAATTCAAACTTGTTGAGAATAAAGTTGAGTTATTGAGAATGCTCAACGAGTTTTCAATGGTTTCAGCCTTTGACTTTTTGGCGAAAGCAATTTTTCGAGGTCCCCAAATGTCTATTGATCAATTGATGCAGGAAGCTTTGTCTCTACCCAATAATCTTAGACTCCAACTGGCGGAAGAACTGCTGGCAAGTCTTGAGGCTGAGGTAGACGAAACTATTCAATCCGACTAGCTAATAAAAGTCCAGAAACGACGAGATGATATTCGTAACGGG is from Synechococcus sp. PCC 7336 and encodes:
- a CDS encoding S8 family peptidase, which gives rise to MSQFEHLELPRTSIELPRRSKGGGGNSSRRSDRSSHGRQLLEQASILTQRSKQKTSPFHLNPKLIFKIKLSPDRTLQESALSPLGLTLLAQEPKANKAIVVFTSDEELTQFRSRLEAYSGIRDSQYEYGHLDAIEALVPLEPSDRIGRLLELEPIQVDEPDVFDLELWHTGDRAEMNKYLDELDEVLRNWSNDSAMQISDRYVGEYLCIARIKVIHEVLNLLLEEEFVKEIDRRPKPSFETPAEYSIPLSDFPEVDSPPEQNCGVLVVDSGVQRGHPLIAPALGEAEVFPDSARKLITGSADDGDEKTGGHGTGVSGIAIYGDIKQSIKNRLFQPTTWLFSARVTDSNNEYDPDSLLENQLNDAIQHFTQSYRNCKVINISLGDSRLTFRDGQKQFRLAAKIDEIAYELQHRNLVFVISAGNLPYKAGSGEQVRTGYPNYLLSKEARIIEPATSAIALTVGSLSLGSGSLQYPEDAKRNIVARVQGYPSPFTRSGFGVDGMIKPDLVDFGGDLVVDGSRVIINEPGTSILTLAKDYAGSMFRAYCGTSFAASRVANIAAQLFTQFPNATSNLIRALIVNSATLPIEIPNVFQAKRKDKKQLLKQLKIYGYGQADLYRAKYSAENYVVLLEDNVQIPVGSFQIYEIPSLPDEYLETKGDRTLSIALAFDPPTRPTRGDSYLGVTMEFNLFKNLDKDNIVNAFVKANKENSTESFTEISLTELKKRYGSGISIDLFPGSNLRKKASLQRGQVTITSRARGYNHQSLYLVVSCGRKWAKKGEKDVQRYALVVSISHSSPEINLYNQIRLRTQVAQRIRV